Part of the Falco naumanni isolate bFalNau1 chromosome 3, bFalNau1.pat, whole genome shotgun sequence genome is shown below.
ACCAAGAGCTAAACTCTGAACTAGGTATTATTTACAACCGTTGACGGaaactgtttcttctgcatcttccagtaaataaaacagtgaaaaataactgTCAATACTGTCAAATCTAGAATGCTTTATTCTAGAGCATCTTTGTCTCCTTTACAGCAAGCTCAACTTAACTTTCCGTGGACCAATTGGCCTATCATTCAGTTCATTAATAGCAGCCATAGCTTCCTCATAGTTTGTCATGGCAACAATGGCATCACCCGAAGGTAATCCTTGTTCGTTGTACTGTACAGAAACCGACTCTGGTATCACTCTGTAGCCATAGAAAAAATCCAGAATCTCATTAGGAGTAGCTTTAAAAGGTAAATTTTTCAATCGAATAGGAACAACGCGTTCAGAACCACCACTGAAATTTGGATCTGGCATAAATCTTCCTTCAGGAAAACTTCCCATTTTATTATTCCCAAACTCCATTCTGCCAAAAGGTTCATTGTCACCACCAAAATCCATGAGGGGTGGCGGACCTCTAAAATCCTTAGGAGGGCACATGAAGTCCTCAGGGGGGTGCCTAAATTCAGGAGGATGCCTAAAGTTCCCAGAGGGACCAAATGAATGTGTGGGTGGCCCTTGTGGTGGCCCAGATGGTGAACCAACTGGACGGGAAAGCTCACCTCTCTCATACGGATGTGAATGACCCTGCATTTCATTTGGTGCAGACAGTGGTACAGTTACACCAAACTTCTGCATCTGTTCTTCAGATATAAGTCTTATTAATACCTCTGTTCCCAGGAATCTTCGACGatttaaattttctgctttcatggCTTGTTCTTCAGATTTAAACTTCACTAATGCTTCTCCCAACCCAACTCCTTTGTCATCATAGAGCAAGTAAATATCATCATCATCAATATCAAATCTCGCAAAGAACTTCCGCACTTCAATTTTTGACACATCAAATGGAAAATTCCTTACATAAACACACATCTTAGGGCCAGAATGACCTTCCCGATAACTTCTTTCTGGTATGGCCTGTCCAGGATGATCTCTGTCCTGTGATCTTTTCCTCTCACAAGAATCAATTATTTTCAACATTGACTTTCTTGAAATTGGAAAAATGTAAACGGGACGATTGAGAAGAACCTTTCTATGACATTCCAAAGCAGCCTGATAATCTCTCTCACTCCTTAACATCACAAAGGCATCTCTAGTCCTCCTCTGATGCTTATCCGTTAGAAGCTTGATTTGTTTGCTGCATATATccagatcaggaaaaaaagccctcaaaTCTCTCTTCTCCAGATTAGTAGATAGATTTCTTAAGTGTATGTAATATTCTTGGTTGGGAGATGAACGAGAACGTGTTCTTTGTCTCCTTGGTGACCTCGAATGAGAACGTTTCCTTGAATGCATGTAGCCTGAACTTCTTGGAGAATGGTCTTCACACAAAAAGTCATCGATTTCATTTGGCATGTCTACCCTCCCACCATATTCAATCCACCGTTCCTCTGTAGATGGGCTAATTTCTATAAACCTCTGACCCATGTATTGTCTATGACGTTTAAGTCCTTCTAAGGCATCACCAGGCGTAGCAAATTTTACCAAGCAATCACCATTGTTTAAACCATTGCGATGCTTTATCAGTATCACTCCATCCACATGTATCCCAGCAAGGAAAGCACGTACTTCATCTTCTGTTGCAGAGTAAGGTATACCACGTAGAAATAAGTAAAGATCATCTGGGTTAAATGGATGAGAATCCTTTCTTGACTGATAGCTTGATTTAGGTATACCTATATCACCATGTCTTGTGCCATTGGTATGGAAACCAGCCTCCGGATGATTTGGTGGACAGTAACCAGGTTTACTTATTCCCTTTGGAAAAGCCGTGACTAAATGTGGAATATCTCCAACACCTGATGCACCAGAACCGTTAGTACCTGTTCTTCTAGAGCCAGACATAGTTTCTCGTCCCCCACGGTCAAATCGTTTCCGGCTCATTTCTATGGTATTCTGCatttctgccttgctgctgAGAAAGAGCTCTATGCGTGAGTCCTTGATAAACCCTCCTGAACAGCTCATGGCACGCCGTGCATCTTCATCTGTTGCAAATATAATAAAAGCCTCCCCAATCTCTCCTCCAATAATATGAACACCTCCATCAGGAATATTCAATCCCAAGAAGAAACGACGAATATCTGCAGGACCCGCAACAACAGGAAGCCCCTGTAAACGGATGACTACAGCCATGCTGAGCTCAACCCACAGCAAAAATCACCTGCAGACAAAAAGGTACACATGATAGCACGTCTTTAGTACTCAGCTATTACAGTATCTTAACACTTAAGAAGCTAGAGCCTTTTAATGAATGTCCTTGTCTCAATCAAGAGAGAAggtatcaaaaaaacccacaagttcACAAGAACAAGATTAAAACAAGATTCACTCAAAGTTCATTATTCAGAACAATTAGCTACTCCACCAGCACACGTGCACAAGTCTATCAATAGTCCCTTGTCCTAAGGGCAACAAAATCCACCTAAGTCACTCCTCACCATCCATGATACCTGAAGAACACCTAAAGTCTTCCAAGGCATAGTTACTGTATGCCAGAGATCTCTGCCCAGTCctgaggaacaaaaaaaatcctgtttacttTTGAACAGGACACTTGTGACCgtaacacagaaaatacttgatGATAAAAGGAGACAGGAAATAGGCTAACTATGTCACTAGAAAATGAAGTTATTCACGAACAGTGATGACTTTAGTGCTTTGACAAGTTGCTCTACCCAGTGATCAGTTCTGTTCAATAACGTTGTCTCTTTCATGTAGTCAGAGTACTAACTGCAGCAGCCACATGCACTCAGGAAAGCTTGTCCTAGTTCCCAGCCACAagtctgtgaggaaaaaaaggccaTGTGTGATCTTGTCACAATACTCAGTGAGAAGTGTTAAGCTTTTGGCAGCTTacctgtttctgttttgaagacCTGATAAATTCTGTAAAATCAACTTaactgtggaaagaaaatgaaacataattAATGGCTGATATCTGTACTTCACTTTACATACTGTACTacactgctgcagctcatcCATAGCAGCAGCTAGTATTAAAGCCAAGCATGTAATGAACCCATAATTTGGGATACTATGAAGAACTCCTTCCATGTTCCAAGATGCCATGCACTGCACCTTTGTGTTTCCATTTTAGAAGCAAACGATATTCAAAATTTGCCTTCTGGAAATGACGAAAACACGATGAGATTACTTGGTCATCAATTGTGCCACACTGAACTGTTGAAATGAAACAGACTGACAGTATATCGGGGAAAAACTCCCAATTATTTTGAGTCCTTGAAAGATGCGTAAGTCCATCTCAAGATTACAGAATGCGTCCATTCTTCTGAAATCCACCTGCTTTCAAAGTCCACTAGAGTATGCTACTCACCAGTCCAGCACTGCACCTAACAAACTGCAAAGACGATcaaatgaaagagcaaaaatatCCAACAAGGAGAAACCTCAGGGAGCGCTTCAGTTTACAAAGCAAACCTCAGTATTTTCCCTTTCAAGCGTAAGACCAAGAATCACTTTCATACGCTGACTTAAACATATCCTGATTTTCAACATTATCTAACATCACACAATACACAGCACAGTACTCTCAGAACAAAACACAGGCTTCTGTAGCAAATGACTACAtccctgttaaaaaaacaagagCCAAACGCTCCAATGACAAGTGACTGAGAACAGCCCTTGTGTACAAACCCCTTGCTCAATAACAAACATAAAGCACTAGATCCTGATGGCAAGTTTTCCATTTATAACAGTAACTATCACTCCACCTGACTTAGCAATACAAGAGCAAAGCCCAAATTCTGTTACTGACTGATTCTACGTCACTTCTACATCAGCACTCTGTAAACacaacaaactgaaaacaactGCCTATTTAGTAACTTAACTAAAGATCATCTGTTCTCTGTACTTCTGTGGCGGGatgaccccagccagcagccaagcacccaCACAGCTGACTGTTCACTCCCTGTCCCCACAAGcaggacagggaagaaaataggaagaacGAAGTcaagaaaacttgtgggtcaagatgAGACAGTTTAATCAGTGaagcaaaaaaagtgaaacaaaggaAATCACTCATCATCTCCCACAGGGTGACTGATGTCCAGCCTGCCTCTGAATAACCACCTTGGAAGCCAATAAAAAATTACCcccaaaacataacaaaatgATCAAACAAAAACCTTCTTCTGGCTCTACCTCAGTTTTtgttgctgagcatgatgttacatggcatggaatatccctttggtcagtttgggtcagctgtcccggctgtgtcccctcccagcttcttgcctACTCCCAGCATAATCACCAGGGTggcagaacagggaaaaaaaaaagagaaagccttgaCACTGTGCAAGCGCTCTTCATCCATAGCCAAAAGACTGATGTGTTGTCAACACTCTTTTagccacaaatccaaaacacagaaccatacaggctgctatgaagaatgttaactccatcccagccagacccagtacactTTTTAATGCATCTTCTCAACTGATGTGACGACAATGccaaaaagcaagaagaattCAAGGGCAGAACTTTCTTATAGGACATTCGTGTCTTGAAAATCAAATCCACTGCCCTGCTACTTCATGATGTATTTAATCTGCAGTATTTCTCAATTTCACAACTCTGCATTCTTATCCcaatttttaaacagcattCAGAACAGATTTCCTCAGTATCTCTTCGGTGACAAACAGCAAGTTCTCCACGATGTACCATGGACACAACACACAGCCTTCAGTGGTGAAAACTAGACACAGTGATTCCAGATCATATTGTGATATTTAAGAAGTccacaaacagaaatgcaagttCAAATAACAAGCTTTTActgactgtattttaaacaatCAAGCATTGGTTGAGAGTGTAGACAAGCCATCCAACGATTTAAAGTGAATGACcaaaaaaagtgacttttaGGATTAAAGTGCCACACAAAACTTAAGATCAGTTCATTAACTGAGCAAGAACTTCAGAGAGCAAGGACTTAAGTAACAGATTGACAATTTCATACCACCAATTAAAAAGCACATAAGTTTTATATTTGAACTGAGTTAACTGGAAAACAGTACTACCACAGCCTCAGAAAACTGCAAATACCATTAACacttcactaaaaaaaaaaaaaacaacttgcaaACATTGTAGAAAGCTAAGCCTGAACTAGTGTTTTTACCACAACGTTTAGAGATTACAAAGTCTGCATGCAGTGAGCATGCAAACTAGAAAGAACACCCACAGAAATACCCCAACTATAAAACTAGACCACTGTGAGCATAACTGGTGATCAGAAGACGATTTCTCATTCTAGTCTTCAAAATAAGCTTTAAGAGTCAAAGGAAGTTGTTGCTAAGGTAGTTTCCACATCGCAGAAGGAAGGGGCGAGTGAGCTCCGCAGCAGGGCCCGCTAACACGCCCGGCTCGGGCACGGCGCCGCTTCCGAGCGCGGCGAGCTGGAGAACGCCAGgcagccgccccgccgccgccacagCCCACGGCGCCCCGAGCACCGACGGCGCGGCACAGGCCCGGAAGGGGCCAGCGGGCCAAGCCCAGGGCGGCGGGAAGGggaacagggagggagggaggggagcgggCTGAGGGAAGGCCGCCACGCGGCCCGGACCGCCAAAAGCCGCGTGTGATCCGACCCCGCGGCGGAGCGCGGCCTCCCCACGGCACCGGGACGGGGCTGCAGGGAGGCGCTGGGGGGAAGGGTGAGGGGCAGCCGGGCGGCATGTGGAGGCCGTGGCCCGGGGAACGGCCGCGCAGCGGTTCCGCGACGGCCGGGCTGCCGAGAACCGGCTCACGGCGCATACCCCGCGCCCCCGGCCACACGCAGCGCCCCGGAGAGCCGGGCATTCTCCCTCACGCCATCCACCCACCGGACACGCCACTAGGACAGGCTCCGGGCCGAGCCCCGCTCGCCGCCgttcccagcacagcaccaccaAGATGGCGTCCCCCGTCGCTTCCCCCCACAACACTCCGAGCAGCGGCTGAACTGCGCCTGCGCCAGCCCCTCCCCCTCGCCCCTACGGTGGAAGGCGCACGAGTCCTTCCGGCCCGCTCTCGGCGCGCGGCGCGGCGCATGCTCGGAGCACACGGAACCTCCGGACGCCGCCGGGAGGCGGGGCGGGACCCCCCGCGTGCGCGCACACGCGGTCCCTCGCCCGGCCCTTCTCAGTGCGCGTGCGCGGCCCGTTGGCGCGCGGTGGGCTCGGcgccggcgggggggcgcgcGCCGGCTGTCTGCGTGCGCTGTCGGGCCGGCCTCGGTCCGTGCGGTGGCCGTGTAAAAGCGAAGTGTGCGCAGGGGACGGTGTCACTTAGGTTACTGTTGATTGGGCGTGTTAAGCGTTGCTTGCAGTCCCTCGTTTCCGTTAGTCCTAGCGGCTGGCCGGCTGAAGAAGAGGGGCGGGAGGAAGGCAGGCCTGGTGCGGCCAGCGCTGCCTGGCCTGAGCCGGTGGGTGCCTCAGGCACCGAGGGGCTCTGCCCGAGAGTACGGAGATGCTGTGTAACCTAGCTCAGGGCCCGCTCGAGCCGGGGTTCTgggaggaaaggcaggcaggctgtgaaggggggaagaggagaggtgTAGGGCCACATACGTGGCAGGACAGGGGCAGGCTACTTTGCTTGTGCAAGTAGGGTAGTTAATTTATCCTGGTGTTTATCCCACTTGACTTTCCCTGTCTTTTACGTATTCTCCCCTGTATTTCTAGACATATTCTATACCTGTCTGCTCCATTTTTGAGAGTcaaaaatctgtattatttaTGGTTGGCCTTTAATAACTTGTTCAACCTAGCAGTAGAAACCtgatgaggaaaaaagcatttggtGATAAGTATATAGGCATCCAAGCAATGCTACTACAGAGAATTGCAATAGTTAGGCAATTGGTGTCACCAAAACAGGGAATAAAAACAACACcaatgtagcattaagaagcaggcattccTTTCTTGCAGCACTGGATGCTCAGGGGATCACTGCACCTAATGTGCATGCCATGTTTCACTCAAGCAAGATTATATAGTCCACGTGTATGTTTGTGCATTATGTTTCTCATAAAAATCACACATATTCATTCAATAGGCTCCTTATAGGTATTTTAGAGTCATCTAAGGGGTCTGTAACAATAGTCAACTCTATAGTTACAGCTGACCAAACATTGAACCTCAATTTACTTCCCTTATATGGCTGTCCATGTTTGTTTCATTAGTTACCTTTACAACAGTCTCCTCAGCTACCCTACAGTCTCCTCAGTGACCGTAAGTTTTAGACGACTCTTTTTGTCCTTGATATGAAATTACACAGCTAAGGTCGGTTAGCAGTCTCTCCGTAGTGATCATACTGAAACAAGCGGCAATGCATAATAGGAATATAGTTGCAGAACTAAAACAAACTGTAATACATGGTAATGTTAGCACACAGGAAAGGGGCAGCGAGGAGTAACTAAAATCCAGGACATGAAGTGCCCTGCAAAGGTTTGGTAATGTTTGAGGGAATGTGAACAAGAGCATCCCGGCGGGTGGAAAAGGTAAAGGGAAGTGACTCTGGCTGTGCATCCATTCCGCTAGGCATTTTGTGTGCTTGCCCTGTTACCGCTTTCATCTCAGGGCAAAATAACATGAACATATAAACTTGCGTTATACATTGTGTAACAGTTTTAGAGATCAGGGACCAGTAAGTGCAAACTAGACCGCTCTCTTGTCTCGATTGTTTCTTCCCACTGGTCTCGTCCAGCTCCATGTTCTAACACAAGCCGAACAAAGCCCTCCTCGCCGCACCTCTGTTTCcagctgctccatccctgccgctccccggccccgcccgcgtCCCCCTCCGTGGCCGACACTGCCAGCccgccccggcgctgccgccccccgGCCACGAACGCTTTGCCTCCCGCGGCGGGCCCCTGCCGCTTGCCGTACGAGCGGCCGCGGGCCAAGGAGGGCGGCCGGGGGCAGCCCGCGGTAGCCATGGCGACTCCGGGGCGCCGGGGCGCCGccgcgctgctgctgctgccggtgCTGGCGCTGGCCCTGGCGGtgctgccgccgccggcccgcggCTTCTCCCTCCCGCTGCAGCGGCCCGCCGACTGCGGCGACTCCCACTACTTCGACGTCTCCCGCCTGGCCTGCGGGCCCTGCGGGGCCCACCAGCGACAGAGCGCCGGCGGTGAGCGACACGGCCCTGCGGCGCGggggaggcgggcggcccgggcgcggggccggcggggatCGCGCAGCTCCGCGGTGGAACAggcagcgggggggggcagAGTCGGGGCCCGGGTGTTGGCGGTGGCGGTAGGACCCCTCCCGCGAAGCCTTCAGCGCCCACAGCACAGCCATGCCCGTGTCCGAGGCGCATCCCAGGGAACCCTCTGCTGACCCGATTTTATAATCTTTCATGCCTCGGGCGCTTGAGTAGCTATAAGTACTCACGTTTTCATCAGCAGAATTCTATAGGGCCCCGAATTTATGTTATCGAACACTGCAATAACTTGAAACTCCTTGTCAACGCATGGATGTCTGAGACGTCTAGTGCCCGAGCCCCTCGGCAGTGCCCGGACTCATCCAAGGCCCGCGTGGGAGCTCCAAGCATACGCTACGCACTTCGACTGcactaaatgaaaaatacagatggttgtttgctttctttgggaGATACGGTGGTATGGTAGTGTCCATCTTTTATAAATACACAGTCCACGAGAAGTGGGAGTCAAGTGCTGTCTTTACAGAAACAAATAGAAGACTAAGCCCCAACAGCACTGTCTCCAGAACCGGTACCCTGGTCAGATGCAGTGATCCGGATGGCTGCGTTAACAGCTGCTGCGTAAAAGCTTGTCGCCTCTTCCACCACCATCGTGTTATCTTAAAAACAGCAACTCCATAGTTTacttgcagaaaaaatgcaCTGTAGTAGTTTTCAGACTCCCTGATAATGTGGGTATCTAGATCCGTATCACCTTTTTAGGCTTGAATCCTCCTTTCTGTAACTCGAGGGCATCAAGGAGAGAGAAATTCCAGGGAGAGattaaggattatttttttttccacagcatctGACTGGAGTACCATAGGTAGCTGCCACTCAGTCTGCTGTTTGCATCCTGTCCAAATTTCATTGCACAAGTCTGCCCATGCACTCCATGGCTAGGCTCATCACTATGGATTCTGCTTTCAAGTAACATGCCTAAAAATTTGGGTATCACCAGTGAATGTCACAACTCAAGTCTCTTCATTGATCTAATCCtattgggcttttttttctatatagaTAAGTATGAATGGTTGATCATTTTGacaaatgttatttctgtaaaactggTTTCATGAGGATGTACTCTAAGGTTATAAAactttccaaataattttacattatttttacatgcaCAGTTCAATAAgcttaaataataataaatacagtttattagTGCATAGAATAAATTTTGGATTGTAGTATGTGTCTAAAAGTATGGAGAGAGGTCCATGACAGTGAGActggaaacatttctgaaaagaagttGTTGAGCACTAGCAGATGTGTGCAGTGATGTGCCATGAAAGTagtgtgtattttaatttcatactaAATGTTAACTATCTTCTGTTACTCACTGAAAACCATTCAGTATAAAGCTTGATCCTCATCcacaattttaaaag
Proteins encoded:
- the RBM12B gene encoding RNA-binding protein 12B, with amino-acid sequence MAVVIRLQGLPVVAGPADIRRFFLGLNIPDGGVHIIGGEIGEAFIIFATDEDARRAMSCSGGFIKDSRIELFLSSKAEMQNTIEMSRKRFDRGGRETMSGSRRTGTNGSGASGVGDIPHLVTAFPKGISKPGYCPPNHPEAGFHTNGTRHGDIGIPKSSYQSRKDSHPFNPDDLYLFLRGIPYSATEDEVRAFLAGIHVDGVILIKHRNGLNNGDCLVKFATPGDALEGLKRHRQYMGQRFIEISPSTEERWIEYGGRVDMPNEIDDFLCEDHSPRSSGYMHSRKRSHSRSPRRQRTRSRSSPNQEYYIHLRNLSTNLEKRDLRAFFPDLDICSKQIKLLTDKHQRRTRDAFVMLRSERDYQAALECHRKVLLNRPVYIFPISRKSMLKIIDSCERKRSQDRDHPGQAIPERSYREGHSGPKMCVYVRNFPFDVSKIEVRKFFARFDIDDDDIYLLYDDKGVGLGEALVKFKSEEQAMKAENLNRRRFLGTEVLIRLISEEQMQKFGVTVPLSAPNEMQGHSHPYERGELSRPVGSPSGPPQGPPTHSFGPSGNFRHPPEFRHPPEDFMCPPKDFRGPPPLMDFGGDNEPFGRMEFGNNKMGSFPEGRFMPDPNFSGGSERVVPIRLKNLPFKATPNEILDFFYGYRVIPESVSVQYNEQGLPSGDAIVAMTNYEEAMAAINELNDRPIGPRKVKLSLL